TGACGGAAAATAAAGTTGATATATTGATTCACCGGATTATGGATGCTACCGGGATTTCGTCCCAGGCCGAACTTGCCAAAGAGCTTGGTATTAATAGATCGGGGATCACCCATGCCAGAAATAAGAATCATATCCCTGATAACTGGATTGTCAAACTTTTCAGGCGGTTCAGAGTGAATCCGGATTGGGTGGATACGGGTAAAGGCTCTGTTTTTTTTGATCGGAAACATGCAGATGACGACAGTGAATTTCGCAGGATTCCAAAGGTTGCTGCCCGTCTGTCCGCCGGCACCGGATCATTTGAGTGTGACCCGGACATTTCTCAGTTTCTTTCCTTTCCTTCTGCCTGGCTTGCCCGTAAAGGGTCGGCGGCAGCCATGGTGGCCATGGAGGTGTTTGGACAAAGCATGGAGCCTTTGATCCGGGAAGGGGACACCGTCTTAATTGATCAGTCCCAGACCCGTATTATGGCTGGTGCTATTTATGCAGTGGGGGTGGATGATACCATTCTTGTCAAACGGCTTGAAAAACATCCGGATGCCTTGGTGCTGTGCAGTGATAACAAGGATTTTTCTCCCATTCATTTGGATATTCATGCCCTTGAAAAGGTTCGGGTTCTTGGGCGTGTGATTTGGAGCTGCCGGGAATACAGGTAATATTTTTTTGTATGTCGTGTTTATTTTTTTCAACACAGTTTGATATTTACAACAAAAAAAGAGGTGAGGTATGCAACGATCAATTTTTTTAAATGAGAAAAATTTACCACATAACGGCCACGGGCATCTATGGTCCATCAACACCCAAGCTCAACCTACGACGAAAAATTTTGTAAATGTCGCCAGTTATTTGTCTTCAAAGGATAACCATACAAATCAAGCCACGAAAAAAAGTATTAAGGGAAAGAAAACGAATATTATTTTCCCTGTAATGATTTGGGTAACCGGGCTTGTTCTTGCAGGCAGCGAAGGGGTGCTGATGCCCTATCTTAATATTGCAGGTGCCGCTATATTTTTGGGGGCAAGTGTTTGGCTTGGCAGGATTTTGCCCTGCCTGGAACCGGATGCCGAGGTAAGAGATAAGTCAAAGAAAAAAGTTCGGTATCCGGTGCCGGCTAAGGTTGGGTTATCGTTTTGCGGCCATAATCATCGCCGCACCCAAGGCGCCCATCATCTGGGGCTGTTCGGGGACAAGAATCTCTTTTTCAAGGGCGTCTGAGACCATTTGTACCATACATGGATTTTGTGCCACCCC
This window of the uncultured Desulfobacter sp. genome carries:
- a CDS encoding S24 family peptidase; the encoded protein is MTENKVDILIHRIMDATGISSQAELAKELGINRSGITHARNKNHIPDNWIVKLFRRFRVNPDWVDTGKGSVFFDRKHADDDSEFRRIPKVAARLSAGTGSFECDPDISQFLSFPSAWLARKGSAAAMVAMEVFGQSMEPLIREGDTVLIDQSQTRIMAGAIYAVGVDDTILVKRLEKHPDALVLCSDNKDFSPIHLDIHALEKVRVLGRVIWSCREYR